One Falsarthrobacter nasiphocae DNA segment encodes these proteins:
- a CDS encoding site-2 protease family protein — protein sequence MTPPDEPQRPRTPPHARTEPGITAGRIGGVPVVLGYSWLVLIAIVLVVLGPRLAASMGAAAGYGLAAGYAAVLLVSVLIHEAAHAVVGNRVGHRSERIVLTFLGGHTNLAGPASRRPRNRDLLLIALAGPAVNLLAALAGWLVLWALGSGAPSLGADLLWAFVWSNLLLGVFNLLPGMPLDGGQIVEAAVWRATGRRRTGTAASAWAGIVIGSGILAASLTLLLVGAPMSMFLGALATGGFIAYSAFSQLQRIPVLDFVERWDVFARTRPLAGTVRVTDRVPSARTGALLVVDESGAPVGCLDEFAAPGALASDEMRLVGPSVERSAGTPAAVEALTREAVWAIPVAEGGRIVGILTHEDLAITSDDVRAATHTPATANPTTENRR from the coding sequence ATGACGCCCCCCGACGAGCCACAGCGCCCCCGAACGCCGCCGCACGCGCGGACGGAGCCCGGCATCACGGCTGGCCGGATCGGGGGCGTGCCCGTCGTGCTCGGGTATTCCTGGCTCGTCCTCATCGCCATCGTCCTCGTCGTCCTCGGCCCGCGGTTGGCCGCCTCGATGGGAGCCGCCGCCGGGTACGGGCTGGCGGCGGGCTACGCCGCGGTGCTTCTTGTCTCGGTCCTCATCCATGAGGCGGCGCATGCCGTCGTCGGAAACCGCGTGGGGCACCGCAGCGAGCGGATTGTCCTGACGTTCCTCGGCGGGCACACGAACCTCGCGGGACCCGCGAGCCGACGGCCGCGCAACCGGGACCTCCTGTTGATCGCCCTCGCAGGCCCGGCCGTCAACCTCCTCGCGGCACTCGCCGGGTGGCTCGTGCTCTGGGCGCTGGGGTCCGGGGCCCCCAGCCTGGGCGCCGACCTTCTGTGGGCGTTCGTCTGGTCCAATCTTCTCCTCGGCGTGTTCAACCTTCTGCCCGGCATGCCTCTCGACGGCGGCCAGATCGTCGAAGCGGCGGTCTGGCGGGCCACGGGGCGCCGCCGGACCGGAACCGCTGCCAGCGCGTGGGCCGGGATCGTCATCGGCTCCGGCATCCTCGCCGCGAGCCTGACGCTGCTCCTCGTCGGCGCGCCGATGTCGATGTTCCTCGGTGCCCTGGCCACAGGAGGGTTCATCGCCTACTCGGCGTTCTCGCAGCTCCAGAGGATCCCCGTCCTCGACTTCGTGGAGCGATGGGACGTCTTCGCCCGGACCCGCCCCCTCGCCGGCACCGTGCGGGTCACCGACCGAGTCCCGTCCGCCCGCACCGGCGCCCTCCTCGTCGTGGACGAGTCGGGGGCCCCGGTCGGCTGCCTCGACGAGTTCGCGGCTCCCGGCGCCCTCGCCTCTGACGAGATGCGCCTTGTCGGGCCGAGCGTCGAGCGATCCGCCGGAACGCCCGCAGCCGTCGAGGCGCTCACCCGGGAGGCCGTCTGGGCCATCCCGGTCGCAGAGGGCGGGCGAATCGTGGGAATCTTGACTCACGAGGACCTCGCCATCACGTCCGACGACGTCCGAGCCGCCACACACACCCCCGCGACAGCGAACCCAACCACGGAGAACCGCCGATGA
- a CDS encoding HAD family hydrolase, with protein sequence MSASPDAAPTTRLPAAILWDMDGTIIDSEPYWMTAERELVERFGLTWTSEDAIQLVGQALPTSAAILQRHGIDLSVREIIDTLTRRVVEQCAAGVPWRPGARELLAEARELGIPCALVTMSEGPFAEVVLAQMPAGAFQAVVTGDRVAQGKPAPDAYELGFLELSETAPGLAKDECVAIEDSWPGYCSATSAGLTTVAVPLHAALPEGEVRIEWDGLEGRTCADLGRALTP encoded by the coding sequence ATGTCTGCTTCCCCTGATGCCGCGCCGACCACTCGCCTCCCTGCCGCGATTCTGTGGGACATGGACGGAACCATCATCGACTCGGAGCCGTATTGGATGACGGCCGAGCGGGAGCTCGTCGAGCGCTTCGGGCTCACGTGGACCTCCGAGGACGCGATCCAGCTCGTGGGTCAGGCCCTGCCGACCTCCGCGGCGATCCTTCAGAGACACGGGATCGACCTGTCCGTGCGCGAGATTATCGACACCCTGACGAGGCGCGTCGTGGAGCAGTGCGCGGCCGGCGTCCCGTGGCGCCCCGGGGCGCGGGAGCTCCTCGCAGAGGCCCGCGAGCTCGGGATCCCGTGCGCCCTCGTGACGATGAGCGAGGGCCCTTTCGCGGAGGTCGTCCTCGCGCAGATGCCGGCAGGCGCGTTCCAGGCCGTCGTCACGGGGGACCGAGTGGCGCAGGGCAAGCCGGCCCCGGACGCGTACGAGCTCGGCTTCCTCGAGCTCAGCGAGACCGCCCCCGGTTTGGCCAAGGACGAGTGCGTGGCCATCGAGGACTCCTGGCCCGGCTACTGCTCCGCGACCAGCGCGGGGCTGACCACCGTGGCCGTGCCCCTCCACGCGGCCCTCCCCGAGGGCGAGGTCCGGATCGAGTGGGACGGCCTCGAAGGCCGCACCTGTGCGGACCTCGGACGGGCACTGACGCCATGA